In Flavobacteriales bacterium, the following are encoded in one genomic region:
- a CDS encoding 1,4-dihydroxy-2-naphthoyl-CoA synthase has translation MSEINWTTVKEYEDITYKKCNGVARIAFNRPDVRNAFRPKTTSELYDAFYDANEDTSIGVVLLSAEGPSSKDGVFSFCSGGDQKARGKEGYVGDDGYHRLNILEVQRLIRFMPKVVIAVVPGWAVGGGHSLHVVCDMTIASKEHAIFKQTDADVTSFDGGYGSAYLAKMVGQKKAREIFFLGRNYSAQEAYEMGMVNAVVPHEELETTAYQWAQEVLGKSPISIKMLKFAMNLTDDGMVGQQVFAGEATRLAYMTDEAKEGRNAFLEKRKPNFDKKWIP, from the coding sequence ATGAGCGAAATAAACTGGACAACCGTAAAAGAATACGAAGATATTACTTACAAAAAATGCAATGGCGTTGCCAGAATTGCTTTTAACAGACCTGATGTAAGAAATGCTTTTAGACCCAAGACAACAAGCGAACTTTATGACGCATTTTATGATGCCAATGAAGACACCAGCATTGGAGTCGTTTTATTGAGTGCCGAAGGTCCATCATCAAAAGATGGAGTATTTTCTTTTTGTAGTGGTGGTGATCAAAAAGCAAGAGGAAAAGAAGGATATGTTGGTGATGATGGATATCACCGCCTAAATATCCTAGAAGTTCAACGTTTAATACGCTTTATGCCCAAAGTTGTTATCGCAGTAGTACCCGGTTGGGCTGTAGGTGGAGGACATAGTTTACACGTAGTTTGTGATATGACTATAGCCAGTAAAGAACATGCAATTTTTAAACAAACCGATGCTGATGTTACCAGCTTTGATGGTGGATACGGGTCAGCTTATCTTGCCAAAATGGTAGGGCAGAAAAAAGCTCGTGAAATCTTTTTCTTAGGAAGAAATTACTCAGCCCAAGAAGCCTATGAAATGGGAATGGTAAATGCGGTGGTTCCACATGAAGAACTAGAAACTACGGCTTACCAATGGGCTCAAGAAGTTTTAGGAAAATCGCCAATTTCTATCAAAATGCTCAAATTTGCCATGAACCTTACCGACGACGGAATGGTAGGACAACAGGTTTTTGCAGGGGAAGCCACACGCCTAGCCTATATGACCGATGAAGCAAAAGAAGGTAGAAATGCCTTCTTGGAAAAAAGAAAACCCAATTTTGATAAAAAATGGATTCCGTAG
- the menD gene encoding 2-succinyl-5-enolpyruvyl-6-hydroxy-3-cyclohexene-1-carboxylic-acid synthase encodes MKYSSKILVEILAEAFKRKGIQDLVISPGSRNAPFIESFTSKSFFNCHSIIDERSAGFVGLGMAIRTKKPVVLICTSGSAVLNYYPAIAEAFYQEIPLIVLSADRPLWAIDNGQGQTIRQQGVLDLHCQKSLNFDGENKTKSLLNLYQKQITQSLDEAFRPIHFNVHFDEPLYETNFQKPDLSDYFSESNSHESIPNYSDFEHFSEDWKKASKKLIIIGQKSPNKAFSQAIEHLSKRSDCLILTETISNISIKNKVECIDVFLEGIKNTSDFKPDLLIQTGGAIVSKKIKFLLQKLNIKKYWSFNKNGIHPNIYGTISNSSNLCFSETFKNIEHTENLSNFGDLHLKEYHNTLKKRGQYLLNQKAFCDLKVYEFLFQNFPKSSQIHLSNSSVIRYAQLFSHSADYDFYGNRGTSGIDGSTSTAVGHAIKDLGAHFMITGDISFFYDSNALWNTQFPRNLKIILINNQGGDIFRIIPGPKKSDVREDFFATKHQTQAKGLCDSFGFDYYFCDNHIELKKQWECFLNNPNKTLFEIKISEKIGPETLSELFEHLKK; translated from the coding sequence GTGAAATATAGCTCCAAAATCTTAGTAGAAATACTTGCAGAAGCTTTTAAACGAAAAGGAATACAGGATTTAGTCATAAGTCCTGGTTCTCGTAATGCGCCATTCATTGAGTCCTTTACCTCAAAATCTTTTTTCAATTGTCATTCAATAATTGATGAAAGATCTGCAGGTTTTGTTGGATTAGGAATGGCTATACGCACAAAAAAACCTGTTGTACTCATCTGTACTTCAGGATCGGCAGTACTCAATTATTACCCAGCCATAGCCGAAGCCTTTTATCAAGAAATTCCCTTAATTGTTCTTTCGGCTGATAGACCTCTTTGGGCAATTGATAACGGACAAGGACAAACGATTCGACAACAAGGAGTATTGGATTTACATTGCCAAAAATCTCTTAATTTCGACGGAGAAAACAAAACAAAAAGTCTATTAAACCTCTATCAAAAACAAATTACCCAATCGCTTGATGAAGCTTTTAGACCCATACATTTCAATGTACATTTTGATGAACCTCTTTATGAAACAAATTTTCAAAAACCTGATTTATCAGATTACTTTTCGGAATCCAATTCTCATGAAAGTATTCCAAATTACTCAGATTTTGAACACTTCTCAGAGGATTGGAAAAAGGCTTCTAAAAAATTAATCATCATTGGGCAAAAATCGCCAAATAAAGCATTTTCTCAAGCTATCGAGCATTTATCTAAACGTTCTGATTGTCTAATTCTAACAGAAACTATTTCTAATATTTCTATTAAGAACAAAGTTGAATGTATTGATGTGTTTTTAGAAGGCATAAAAAACACTTCCGATTTTAAACCCGATTTACTCATTCAAACTGGTGGAGCCATTGTTTCGAAAAAAATTAAATTTTTATTGCAAAAACTGAATATTAAAAAATATTGGTCTTTTAATAAAAATGGAATTCATCCGAATATTTATGGAACAATTTCAAACTCATCAAACCTTTGTTTTTCTGAAACATTCAAAAACATTGAACATACAGAAAACCTAAGCAATTTTGGAGATCTTCACCTAAAGGAATATCACAATACTTTGAAAAAAAGAGGGCAGTATCTCCTGAATCAAAAAGCCTTTTGTGACTTAAAAGTATATGAGTTTTTATTCCAAAACTTTCCTAAAAGTAGCCAGATTCATTTGAGCAATAGTAGCGTTATTCGTTATGCTCAATTATTTTCACATTCTGCAGATTATGACTTTTATGGCAATAGAGGAACTAGTGGAATTGATGGATCGACCTCCACTGCTGTAGGACATGCCATAAAAGATCTGGGTGCGCATTTTATGATCACAGGAGACATTAGTTTCTTCTATGATTCCAATGCTTTATGGAACACTCAATTTCCTAGGAATCTAAAGATTATTTTGATCAACAATCAAGGAGGTGACATATTTAGAATCATACCTGGTCCGAAAAAATCTGACGTAAGAGAGGATTTCTTTGCAACGAAACACCAGACACAAGCGAAAGGTCTTTGTGATTCTTTCGGTTTTGATTATTATTTTTGTGATAATCATATAGAATTAAAAAAACAGTGGGAATGTTTTCTAAACAACCCAAATAAGACTTTGTTTGAGATAAAAATCTCAGAAAAAATAGGTCCCGAAACGCTTTCGGAACTTTTTGAACACTTAAAAAAATAA